Proteins encoded by one window of Anaerosporomusa subterranea:
- the fsa gene encoding fructose-6-phosphate aldolase yields MKLFIDSANIAEVKDAYALGIIAGVTTNPSLIAKEKQEIKAVVKEIARIVPGPVSAEVISDTYELMLPEARELAKLADNIVVKVPINVQGLKTVSALRSEGIKTNVTLIFSANQALLAARAGASFVSPFIGRLDDISEDGTQLIKDIADIFSIHDIESEIIAASIRHPLHVTHAALAGAHIATIPYKVLLSLLAHPLTDAGIKRFYDDWKNANS; encoded by the coding sequence GTGAAGCTCTTTATCGATAGCGCAAATATCGCTGAAGTCAAAGACGCTTATGCTCTTGGCATTATTGCAGGGGTAACGACAAACCCATCCCTGATCGCTAAGGAAAAGCAGGAGATTAAAGCGGTTGTAAAAGAGATCGCCCGTATTGTTCCTGGTCCTGTCAGTGCTGAAGTAATTAGTGACACATATGAGTTAATGCTTCCAGAAGCCCGTGAATTGGCCAAGCTGGCTGACAATATCGTGGTTAAAGTGCCTATCAATGTACAGGGGCTAAAGACAGTCAGCGCGCTTCGATCCGAAGGAATCAAGACCAACGTTACATTGATCTTCTCAGCCAACCAAGCGTTGCTGGCAGCTCGCGCTGGTGCTTCCTTCGTCAGCCCGTTTATTGGCCGATTGGATGATATTAGCGAAGATGGTACACAACTGATAAAGGATATTGCCGATATTTTCTCTATCCATGACATCGAATCCGAAATTATTGCTGCCAGTATCAGACATCCGCTCCATGTGACTCATGCGGCTCTGGCTGGTGCGCATATTGCAACAATTCCTTACAAAGTGTTGCTGTCACTGTTGGCGCATCCGCTAACTGATGCGGGGATTAAACGATTCTATGACGATTGGAAAAACGCCAACAGTTAA
- the glpX gene encoding class II fructose-bisphosphatase, which produces MDRELAMEFVRVTEAAAIACGRWMGKGDKIAADQAAVDAMRTMFDSVNISGTVVIGEGEMDEAPMLYIGEQVGAGGFEVDIAVDPLEGTNLVAKGLPGAIAVLAIAPKGGLLHAPDMYMDKIAVGPKAAGKVHIDAPVKENLKAVASALERRVEDLTVVILDRPRHASIIQEVRDAGARIKLITDGDVSPAINVGIEGTGVHMMLGIGGAPEGVLAAAALKCLGGDMQGKLWPENDADTTRAQKMGITDINKILTINDLVSGKDVIFAATAITQGDLLNPIRYFGGGVRSHSIVMRHSSGTVRFIDAIHTYDRTPLFIKRA; this is translated from the coding sequence ATAGATCGCGAACTAGCAATGGAATTTGTCCGGGTTACAGAAGCCGCTGCTATCGCCTGTGGCCGCTGGATGGGCAAAGGAGATAAAATCGCCGCTGACCAAGCTGCCGTTGATGCAATGAGAACAATGTTTGACAGTGTAAACATTAGCGGAACAGTAGTGATTGGTGAAGGTGAAATGGATGAAGCGCCGATGCTCTACATCGGTGAGCAAGTTGGCGCTGGCGGCTTCGAAGTCGATATCGCGGTAGACCCGCTAGAAGGCACAAACCTCGTGGCAAAAGGTTTGCCAGGCGCAATCGCTGTCTTGGCAATTGCACCCAAAGGTGGTTTATTGCACGCTCCTGATATGTACATGGATAAGATCGCCGTTGGCCCGAAAGCTGCAGGGAAAGTCCATATTGACGCTCCTGTCAAAGAGAATCTTAAGGCAGTAGCGTCTGCGCTGGAGCGTAGAGTTGAAGACTTGACTGTCGTTATTCTGGATCGTCCACGCCACGCTAGCATTATTCAGGAAGTTCGTGATGCAGGAGCCAGGATAAAATTGATTACAGACGGTGACGTTTCGCCGGCCATCAACGTGGGTATTGAAGGCACTGGCGTACATATGATGCTGGGTATTGGCGGCGCGCCGGAAGGTGTACTTGCCGCTGCCGCGCTTAAGTGCCTGGGCGGCGATATGCAAGGTAAGCTGTGGCCGGAGAACGACGCGGATACTACCCGTGCGCAAAAAATGGGTATTACCGATATCAATAAGATTTTAACAATTAATGACTTAGTAAGTGGCAAGGATGTTATTTTTGCCGCTACAGCGATCACCCAGGGTGATTTGTTGAATCCGATCCGGTACTTTGGCGGCGGAGTACGCAGCCATTCGATTGTCATGAGACACAGCTCAGGTACTGTCCGCTTTATTGACGCAATTCATACCTATGACCGAACCCCGCTATTCATTAAACGGGCTTAG
- a CDS encoding anti-sigma-F factor Fin, whose translation MRLDYVCSQCGSGIDEIFVQELDEIAFGFDCLNDAERQELLTFDPDSNTLTVKTLCDYCIAEMKLDLSAPTAKVHWLH comes from the coding sequence ATGCGTTTAGACTATGTATGTTCCCAGTGCGGGTCTGGTATTGATGAAATTTTTGTCCAGGAACTTGACGAGATTGCGTTTGGCTTTGATTGTCTGAACGATGCAGAAAGGCAAGAACTATTGACCTTTGATCCGGATAGCAATACTCTGACTGTCAAAACCCTGTGCGATTACTGTATAGCTGAAATGAAGCTTGATTTGTCCGCGCCCACTGCTAAGGTGCATTGGCTGCACTAA
- a CDS encoding alkaline phosphatase: protein MNKLFGRHLVILLLLVTVAAQFLPTPALAAPKPKNVIVLMVDGSGATHTTVSRWYKGKPLAMEEIVVGSVRTYSAESLITDSAPASTAFATGNKSNSKFIGVLPVRAGMPDVAFAEELKYQPVASVLEGAKLAGKSTGLIATSNIQHASPAGYSSHNHNRGDYNDIAEQQVNLNIDVVFGGGKQYLLPKSQGGVRTDGENLIEVLKSRGYDFVETREQLLAVKNKKVWGMFAEDAMAYDFDRVQLQPQEPSLAEMTQKAIDILAKNDKGFFLFVEGSKVDWASHANDPVGVISDVLAFDDAVKTALDFAKKDGNTLVLAFSDHGNGGMSLGNKSTDKNYDTLPYSALVSPLRKAMLTGEGIEKMLAGNRSEANIRDIMEKYFGIADLTTDEITTMQKAKKGEMNYAVGPMISKRSVIGWTTNGHTGEDLFMYGFGPGAPKGTIENTDIAKISAKGLGVELASTTKRLFVEADKAFAAIGAKTEIDQSNKENPRLVVTKGNVRAELPFSTNTIIIDQRTKQMEGLTIFTAKLGKVYVPMQAVELVKAAL, encoded by the coding sequence TTGAACAAGTTATTTGGCAGACATCTGGTCATTCTTTTGCTGTTGGTGACGGTTGCGGCTCAGTTCCTCCCGACGCCGGCGCTGGCTGCGCCTAAACCGAAAAACGTAATCGTCCTGATGGTTGATGGTTCTGGCGCGACCCATACCACCGTGTCCCGTTGGTATAAAGGTAAGCCGCTTGCTATGGAGGAAATCGTCGTCGGCTCGGTTCGCACCTATAGTGCTGAATCGCTGATTACCGACTCCGCTCCGGCTTCAACCGCATTCGCCACAGGCAACAAATCGAATTCCAAGTTTATCGGCGTTTTGCCAGTTAGAGCAGGTATGCCTGACGTAGCATTCGCCGAAGAATTGAAGTATCAGCCGGTTGCTTCCGTGTTGGAGGGGGCTAAACTGGCAGGGAAATCGACTGGCTTGATTGCTACATCGAATATCCAGCATGCCAGTCCAGCAGGCTATTCGTCGCATAATCACAATCGCGGCGACTACAATGATATTGCTGAACAACAGGTTAATTTGAACATTGATGTAGTGTTTGGCGGCGGTAAGCAATATCTGTTGCCAAAGAGTCAAGGCGGTGTACGCACAGATGGTGAAAATCTGATTGAAGTGCTGAAGTCCCGAGGTTATGATTTTGTGGAAACTCGTGAACAACTGCTGGCGGTAAAGAATAAAAAAGTCTGGGGTATGTTTGCTGAAGATGCCATGGCTTACGATTTTGACCGCGTACAGCTTCAGCCACAGGAGCCTTCACTGGCTGAGATGACGCAAAAAGCGATCGATATCCTCGCCAAGAATGATAAAGGCTTCTTCCTATTCGTTGAAGGAAGCAAAGTCGACTGGGCTTCTCATGCGAACGATCCTGTGGGTGTAATCAGTGATGTCTTAGCTTTTGACGATGCAGTCAAGACGGCATTGGATTTTGCCAAGAAAGATGGTAACACTCTGGTTCTGGCCTTCTCTGATCATGGCAATGGCGGTATGAGTCTTGGCAATAAATCCACCGATAAAAATTATGATACTCTGCCATATAGCGCCCTAGTCTCACCGCTGCGCAAAGCCATGCTGACCGGTGAAGGCATTGAAAAGATGTTGGCAGGTAACCGTTCTGAAGCTAATATCCGGGATATCATGGAAAAATATTTTGGGATCGCCGACTTGACGACTGATGAAATCACAACCATGCAAAAAGCCAAAAAAGGCGAAATGAACTATGCCGTTGGCCCGATGATCTCAAAGCGATCGGTGATCGGCTGGACGACGAACGGTCATACGGGTGAAGACTTGTTTATGTATGGTTTTGGACCTGGCGCCCCTAAAGGGACGATCGAGAATACCGATATTGCTAAAATAAGCGCAAAAGGATTGGGAGTTGAGCTTGCCAGCACGACCAAGCGATTATTTGTTGAAGCCGATAAAGCGTTTGCCGCCATTGGCGCTAAGACAGAAATCGATCAATCGAATAAGGAAAACCCACGTCTTGTTGTCACAAAAGGTAATGTTCGCGCTGAACTTCCCTTCAGCACAAACACGATAATCATTGATCAGAGAACCAAGCAAATGGAGGGTTTGACCATATTCACTGCAAAGCTTGGTAAGGTTTATGTACCAATGCAAGCGGTGGAGCTGGTAAAAGCCGCCCTCTAA
- a CDS encoding methylglyoxal synthase, which translates to MTAKLVPMEKQKSIALIAHDNKKVALLEWARFNRDLLSRHLLYATGTTGHILATELDLEISRFVSGPLGGDQQVGSKIVEGVVDFIIFFWDPLESQPHDVDVKALLRIAVLYNIPVACNRTSADFLISSPLMDKKYSRIVDIESSYPSKAAPLKIAE; encoded by the coding sequence ATGACGGCGAAATTAGTTCCGATGGAAAAGCAGAAAAGCATTGCTCTGATTGCTCACGACAATAAAAAGGTAGCTTTACTCGAATGGGCACGTTTTAACCGAGACTTATTGTCCCGGCATTTACTTTATGCGACAGGTACGACCGGACACATACTCGCCACCGAACTTGATCTCGAAATAAGCAGGTTTGTCAGTGGTCCTCTGGGCGGTGATCAACAGGTTGGATCTAAGATAGTTGAAGGTGTGGTGGATTTCATCATTTTTTTCTGGGATCCTCTCGAATCACAGCCGCACGACGTTGATGTCAAGGCTTTGCTTCGTATTGCAGTGCTCTACAATATTCCAGTCGCTTGTAATCGAACGAGTGCCGATTTTCTTATTTCCTCTCCCCTGATGGACAAAAAATACAGCCGAATTGTTGATATTGAATCTTCTTATCCTAGCAAGGCAGCACCACTAAAAATCGCAGAGTGA
- a CDS encoding PhoH family protein → MVKCYVLDTNVLLHAPNAIFAFNEHTVVIPEVVIEELDRFKKEASDRGANSRHVSRVIDKLRLEGNLLEGVPLNEAGGLLRLESNHLNTEMPLHWSRDKADNRILQVCKGLMESGQPAILITRDTNLRVKATILKVPAEDFRNDKVADIDSQYTGRLTVYTSGEVVNAFHKDDTHWIDPAKLYVFDETVGLLVPASLVTNQFLVIKSTDNERHSALGRFDGQKVVHLRFRNRNPYDVIPRNVGQIFMQECLMMSAEEAPMVIIKGPAGTAKTFYSLAVGLYKHMEVRPREYHHILICRPHALMDETHGFLPGSESEKLEPYMRSIKDNLFTLLSGESLSEEKHVAQAEDTVNMMFEKRIIQTEALAYQRGRSLQKYWVIFDEMQNSTPRQAKAVLTRSGLGTKVILLGDPAQIDNPLLDSQSNGLSYAGEKMMGSKLCFQVAMLPEECERSPLAAEAASRL, encoded by the coding sequence GTGGTCAAATGTTATGTGCTTGATACAAATGTACTTCTACATGCGCCCAATGCAATATTTGCTTTCAATGAACATACAGTCGTAATACCTGAAGTCGTAATTGAAGAACTCGATCGATTCAAAAAAGAAGCTTCTGATCGTGGGGCTAATAGTCGACATGTAAGCAGAGTGATAGATAAACTTCGACTAGAAGGGAATTTACTGGAAGGAGTCCCGCTTAATGAGGCAGGTGGCCTTCTGCGTCTTGAATCGAACCACCTAAATACTGAGATGCCTCTGCACTGGAGCCGGGATAAAGCCGACAATCGTATTCTGCAGGTCTGTAAAGGGCTGATGGAATCTGGACAACCAGCAATTCTAATTACTCGTGATACCAACTTACGGGTGAAAGCAACTATCCTAAAAGTCCCGGCTGAAGACTTCAGGAACGACAAGGTTGCGGATATTGACAGTCAATATACTGGACGTTTAACAGTCTACACATCAGGCGAGGTTGTTAACGCCTTCCATAAAGACGACACCCATTGGATTGACCCCGCAAAATTATATGTCTTTGATGAGACAGTCGGACTCCTTGTGCCCGCATCACTGGTAACCAATCAGTTTCTTGTTATCAAATCAACTGACAATGAACGTCACAGTGCATTAGGCCGATTTGATGGGCAAAAAGTTGTGCATCTTCGATTCCGGAATAGAAATCCCTATGACGTTATCCCACGAAATGTCGGGCAAATTTTCATGCAAGAATGTCTCATGATGAGTGCCGAAGAAGCGCCAATGGTAATTATCAAAGGTCCCGCCGGGACGGCAAAAACTTTTTACTCCCTGGCAGTTGGGCTATACAAGCATATGGAGGTACGTCCCAGAGAATACCATCACATTCTAATCTGTCGCCCGCACGCTCTTATGGACGAGACGCACGGGTTCTTGCCTGGCAGTGAATCGGAAAAACTTGAACCATACATGCGCTCAATCAAAGATAATTTATTCACGCTCTTATCAGGGGAATCTCTCTCCGAGGAAAAACATGTAGCGCAGGCCGAAGATACAGTAAACATGATGTTCGAGAAACGAATTATTCAAACCGAGGCGCTTGCTTACCAGCGTGGACGTTCACTTCAGAAATACTGGGTCATATTTGACGAAATGCAAAACTCAACACCTAGACAAGCCAAAGCCGTTCTGACTCGCTCTGGACTCGGGACAAAGGTGATTCTTCTTGGTGACCCGGCGCAAATCGATAATCCGCTACTTGACAGCCAGTCAAATGGATTAAGCTACGCCGGCGAAAAGATGATGGGGTCGAAGCTGTGTTTCCAGGTGGCTATGCTTCCTGAGGAGTGCGAGAGATCGCCACTGGCAGCAGAAGCGGCCAGCAGACTGTAG
- the mfd gene encoding transcription-repair coupling factor, with product MSYLFDFLNQDKSFARATAAYAADRFQTMIYGLSGSPKSALIAHGFTCSPRATLLITGSQEAVEQYRLDFETLLPGVPVWELPATDIITFSADAKSLDLAAKRMQVLSVMATGKPVIVLATGEAAMQKVIPLADFLNNRIVLSDCGVLDRDELLSTLVRFGYERTDEVNSVGQFAARGGIIDVFPLNRDWPVRLELFGDEVDSLREFDPHTQRSVSSVSTVEVLPVIEPEHSGKLTDLFAYLPAKATVIFDEPSRVREQLSRLSRENPAIKKQVWDWQKLVISAQQRNVLYLSLMAQKSPHTEPVEMISCTMRGIAPYHRQIDLLTEDLRDWQAKGTSVVIFMSSQEKAAAFSQSLAEEGLTVILGGADTKPVRGATLIMPGGISGGFELSHAKSVWLAEKDIFGRQKLKRRMRIAKDKQIQYFRDINIGDYVVHINHGIGKYVGVETLAVDGVHKDYLFIRYAGEDKLYLPTDQVHMLQKYIGSEGEVPRLSKMGGSDWLKAKTKAKAAVADIAKELLALYAERQVAKGFAFPPDTTWQAEFEEAFAYEETPDQLTALVEVKADMEKPQPMDRLLCGDVGFGKTEVAIRAAFKAVVGGKQVAVLVPTTVLAQQHFQTFSARFAGFGPVVDVISRFRSAKQQKATIAKLAAGRVDILIGTHRILQSDVAFKDLGLLIVDEEQRFGVSQKEQLKRWRADVDVLTLTATPIPRTLHMSLSGTRDMSIIETPPEDRFPVQTYVVEYEETIIREALRRELKRGGQAYFVYNRVQTIDKMHEHLSEMLPDARIRTAHGQMPEELLEQVMFEFYEGQFDILVCTSIIENGLDVANANTMIVYDADFFGLSQLYQMRGRVGRSHRMAFSYFTYRRDKILTEVAEKRLQAIKEFAELGAGFKIAMRDLEIRGAGNLLGAQQHGHIATVGFELYCRLLEEAVQELRGGGQVIEKPPDPVLELNTEAYLTGEYIADAMHKMEIYQRIAAIRNEEQIVDLVDELVDRFGDMPAPVLNLLSVARIKNLARLCGIRSLIERKDSLEIQFTANPNVNPNAIMDLKSRYPGRISLLPGPPQSIRLKTAKLTMPVLEWLEKLLAAMCNLSQ from the coding sequence ATGAGTTATTTATTTGATTTTCTCAACCAGGACAAATCGTTTGCTCGGGCGACCGCCGCTTATGCGGCAGATCGCTTTCAAACGATGATTTATGGGCTGAGCGGTTCGCCAAAGAGTGCATTGATTGCCCATGGCTTTACGTGCAGTCCGCGCGCAACTCTGCTGATTACAGGATCGCAAGAGGCGGTCGAGCAATATCGGTTAGACTTTGAGACACTTTTACCAGGGGTGCCTGTTTGGGAATTGCCTGCCACCGATATTATTACCTTTTCGGCTGATGCCAAGAGTTTGGATTTGGCTGCAAAACGGATGCAGGTCCTAAGCGTTATGGCTACAGGCAAACCGGTGATTGTATTGGCAACTGGCGAGGCCGCGATGCAGAAGGTAATCCCACTAGCTGATTTCCTTAATAACCGCATTGTTTTGTCTGATTGCGGAGTGCTTGACCGGGATGAACTGTTGTCAACATTGGTTCGCTTTGGCTATGAACGGACTGATGAAGTGAATTCTGTCGGTCAATTTGCAGCCCGGGGCGGCATTATTGATGTGTTTCCACTGAATCGCGATTGGCCAGTACGATTGGAACTATTTGGCGACGAAGTGGATTCGTTACGTGAGTTCGATCCCCATACGCAGCGCTCCGTCAGTTCTGTCTCAACGGTCGAGGTTTTGCCAGTCATTGAGCCAGAACACAGTGGTAAGCTGACAGACCTATTTGCCTACCTGCCAGCTAAGGCAACAGTAATATTTGATGAGCCCTCACGGGTGAGAGAACAGCTGTCACGCTTAAGTCGCGAGAATCCAGCGATTAAAAAACAGGTTTGGGACTGGCAGAAGTTAGTCATTTCTGCTCAACAGCGCAACGTTCTTTATCTGTCTCTAATGGCGCAAAAGTCGCCTCATACTGAACCTGTTGAGATGATTAGTTGCACGATGCGCGGGATTGCCCCCTATCATCGGCAGATTGATTTATTGACAGAGGATCTGCGTGACTGGCAAGCAAAGGGAACTAGTGTGGTTATTTTTATGTCCTCACAGGAGAAGGCTGCCGCCTTCAGCCAGTCTCTGGCAGAGGAAGGCTTGACAGTGATTCTCGGCGGCGCGGACACGAAGCCGGTGCGGGGGGCAACGCTGATTATGCCTGGTGGTATCAGTGGCGGCTTCGAATTGTCGCATGCAAAGTCGGTGTGGCTGGCGGAAAAGGATATCTTCGGTCGTCAAAAGCTTAAGCGTCGCATGCGAATTGCTAAAGACAAGCAGATCCAATACTTTCGGGACATTAATATTGGTGACTATGTTGTGCACATCAACCACGGCATTGGCAAATATGTTGGGGTGGAGACTCTAGCTGTGGACGGAGTCCATAAAGACTATCTGTTCATCCGCTATGCGGGTGAAGATAAGTTGTATTTACCAACCGACCAAGTGCACATGCTGCAAAAATACATTGGCTCTGAAGGTGAAGTTCCGCGTCTAAGCAAGATGGGAGGCAGCGACTGGCTAAAGGCTAAGACTAAGGCCAAGGCTGCAGTTGCTGATATTGCGAAAGAATTGTTGGCTTTATATGCAGAGCGACAGGTGGCTAAGGGGTTTGCGTTCCCGCCTGACACAACCTGGCAGGCTGAATTTGAGGAAGCATTTGCTTATGAGGAAACCCCAGACCAGTTGACTGCTTTAGTTGAAGTAAAAGCAGATATGGAAAAGCCGCAACCTATGGACAGGCTGCTGTGTGGCGATGTTGGCTTTGGTAAAACTGAAGTGGCCATCAGAGCTGCGTTTAAAGCTGTCGTTGGCGGTAAACAAGTCGCTGTACTTGTTCCCACCACGGTGTTAGCGCAACAGCATTTCCAGACGTTTAGTGCTCGCTTTGCCGGATTTGGCCCAGTGGTCGATGTGATCAGCCGTTTTCGCAGCGCAAAACAACAAAAAGCGACGATCGCCAAACTGGCTGCCGGGCGAGTTGACATTCTCATCGGCACGCACCGCATACTGCAATCTGATGTGGCGTTTAAGGATTTGGGTCTGCTCATTGTTGATGAAGAACAGCGTTTCGGCGTTTCACAAAAGGAGCAACTGAAGCGGTGGAGAGCTGATGTCGATGTCCTGACACTAACCGCTACGCCGATTCCCCGCACTCTTCATATGTCACTATCGGGAACACGCGATATGAGTATTATCGAGACGCCGCCGGAAGACCGTTTCCCAGTCCAAACCTATGTTGTCGAGTATGAAGAAACCATTATTCGTGAGGCGCTGCGCCGCGAGCTAAAGCGTGGCGGACAGGCGTATTTCGTTTATAACCGGGTACAGACGATTGACAAAATGCATGAACACCTCAGTGAGATGTTGCCAGACGCGCGTATTCGTACAGCTCATGGACAGATGCCGGAAGAGCTGCTAGAACAAGTCATGTTTGAGTTTTACGAAGGCCAGTTTGATATCTTAGTATGTACCAGTATTATCGAGAATGGACTCGATGTGGCGAACGCTAACACGATGATTGTCTATGATGCTGACTTCTTTGGCTTATCCCAACTGTATCAGATGCGCGGCCGGGTTGGCCGGTCGCACCGTATGGCATTTTCTTATTTTACTTATCGACGTGATAAAATATTGACTGAAGTGGCGGAAAAGCGCTTGCAGGCCATTAAAGAGTTTGCTGAGCTGGGTGCTGGATTTAAGATCGCGATGCGTGATCTCGAGATTCGGGGGGCTGGCAACCTCTTAGGCGCGCAGCAGCATGGACATATTGCCACCGTTGGTTTTGAACTATACTGCCGACTGCTCGAAGAAGCTGTGCAGGAACTTAGGGGAGGCGGCCAAGTGATCGAAAAGCCGCCTGATCCAGTACTGGAGCTCAACACCGAGGCCTATCTTACCGGTGAATACATCGCCGACGCGATGCATAAAATGGAGATATATCAACGGATTGCTGCTATTCGTAATGAAGAACAAATTGTCGACTTAGTGGATGAACTGGTGGACCGGTTTGGCGATATGCCTGCCCCGGTACTGAATTTGTTGTCTGTGGCCAGAATCAAAAATTTGGCCCGGCTTTGTGGCATTCGTTCGCTGATCGAACGCAAAGATAGCTTAGAAATCCAGTTTACCGCGAATCCTAACGTCAATCCTAACGCGATTATGGACCTGAAGTCACGCTATCCTGGCCGTATTAGCCTGCTGCCCGGACCGCCGCAAAGCATCCGATTGAAGACGGCAAAACTAACGATGCCTGTGCTCGAATGGCTTGAAAAATTACTTGCTGCCATGTGTAATTTATCCCAGTAA
- the spoVT gene encoding stage V sporulation protein T has protein sequence MKATGIVRRIDDLGRVVIPKEIRRTMRIREGDPLEIYVDREGEVILKKYSPVGELGDFAKEYADSLFEAVGHIILIADRDNIVAVAGASKKEFLNKPIGQVVEKVMEDRKAVLINNPNERKNTKSGCIIDSDDDEPCKFTAEVLAPIVVEGDAIGAVIICSREPNTQMAEMEQKLAETAAGFLGKQMAQ, from the coding sequence GTGAAAGCGACTGGAATTGTGAGAAGAATCGATGATCTGGGTAGAGTAGTTATTCCGAAAGAAATTAGGCGTACGATGCGGATTCGCGAAGGTGATCCTTTGGAGATATACGTGGATCGCGAAGGCGAAGTCATTCTCAAGAAGTATTCGCCCGTTGGTGAGTTGGGCGATTTTGCTAAAGAATATGCTGATTCATTGTTCGAAGCCGTCGGTCATATTATCTTGATTGCTGACCGAGACAATATAGTCGCCGTCGCTGGTGCGTCTAAGAAGGAATTTTTGAACAAACCAATTGGTCAAGTTGTAGAGAAGGTGATGGAAGACCGTAAAGCGGTTCTCATCAATAATCCCAACGAACGTAAAAATACAAAAAGCGGCTGCATTATAGACTCAGATGATGATGAGCCGTGCAAGTTTACTGCCGAAGTTCTTGCTCCTATCGTGGTCGAAGGAGATGCCATCGGGGCCGTTATTATTTGCTCTCGTGAACCTAATACACAAATGGCTGAGATGGAGCAAAAACTTGCTGAAACAGCGGCAGGCTTCCTTGGGAAGCAGATGGCTCAATGA
- a CDS encoding polysaccharide biosynthesis protein, producing the protein MSRDTFLKGALILTAAGVIVKVIGSVNRILLSRLLGGEGIGLYQMAYPIYLLALSISSAGIPIAISIIVAEKIALRDYRGANRVFRISLALLAVTGVVFTILLYNGASWLIDHQFVRDPRAYYAIAALAPAIFFVTVLSSFRGYFQGMQMMTPTAVSQIAEQLFRVVTMILFAYLLLPRGLEFAAAGASFGAGPGAAAGLLVLIYFYWRYRPRLKSNIEHQPSVIQESGWSIIRRIVSLALPVSLANIMIPVVSNIDLFIVPARLEVAGYTVEQATELFGYLTGMAVPLVNLATILTSSLAASLVPAISEAYTLGDHETIYQRTSTAMRIANLITIPSFAGLCLLATPISQMLYGTPNAGTSIAVMALGIFLLGVHQVTTGVLQGLGHTAIPVANMVISAVVKTILSWVLTAMPAFGIIGAAWATNADFGVAAILNVYFVYRYVGFGIGVKDLLKIVAATAAMGGAVLLAYDLVMSKTLHNTIATLSSIVIGGGVYGAVLLLVGGISASDIERLPRVGKFLAKIIRTLGLSRR; encoded by the coding sequence TTGAGTAGGGATACATTCTTAAAAGGCGCACTGATCCTGACTGCGGCCGGCGTCATCGTCAAAGTGATTGGCTCGGTGAATCGGATATTGCTGTCGCGGTTGTTGGGCGGCGAAGGTATCGGGCTATACCAGATGGCTTACCCGATCTATCTCTTGGCTCTTAGCATATCATCAGCGGGAATTCCGATTGCTATCTCGATTATCGTCGCAGAAAAAATTGCTTTGCGGGATTATCGCGGTGCTAATCGCGTATTTCGCATTTCACTGGCCCTACTTGCTGTGACAGGCGTTGTTTTTACGATTCTCTTATATAACGGCGCTTCCTGGCTAATTGACCATCAATTTGTTCGCGATCCGCGTGCTTATTATGCAATTGCCGCATTGGCGCCAGCTATCTTCTTTGTTACTGTTTTATCCAGTTTTAGAGGCTACTTCCAGGGCATGCAGATGATGACTCCCACAGCGGTTTCCCAGATTGCTGAACAGCTTTTCCGTGTTGTCACCATGATCCTGTTTGCCTATCTGCTATTACCGCGGGGGCTTGAGTTTGCGGCTGCGGGCGCTAGTTTTGGCGCCGGTCCAGGCGCTGCGGCCGGTTTGCTGGTTCTGATTTACTTTTATTGGCGGTATCGTCCACGATTAAAGAGCAATATCGAGCACCAGCCTAGCGTCATCCAAGAATCCGGCTGGAGTATTATCCGTCGCATAGTGAGTCTTGCCCTGCCTGTTTCCCTTGCCAACATTATGATCCCGGTCGTTTCAAACATTGATCTGTTTATCGTGCCTGCCCGTCTGGAAGTTGCAGGTTATACAGTGGAGCAGGCAACCGAGCTGTTCGGTTATTTGACTGGTATGGCTGTACCGCTCGTCAATCTGGCGACTATTTTGACCTCTTCCTTGGCTGCCAGCCTTGTGCCGGCTATTTCTGAAGCATATACACTGGGCGATCATGAGACAATATATCAACGCACTTCGACAGCGATGCGGATCGCCAATCTGATCACCATCCCCAGCTTCGCCGGCCTGTGTCTATTGGCTACGCCAATTTCGCAAATGCTTTACGGCACACCCAATGCGGGAACATCAATTGCTGTGATGGCCTTAGGGATCTTTCTACTGGGAGTGCATCAAGTCACAACCGGTGTTCTGCAGGGATTGGGCCATACTGCCATCCCGGTGGCCAATATGGTCATTTCAGCTGTGGTCAAAACCATTCTTAGCTGGGTACTAACCGCTATGCCGGCCTTTGGCATTATTGGTGCCGCTTGGGCGACGAACGCTGACTTTGGCGTTGCCGCTATCTTGAATGTTTATTTTGTCTATCGCTATGTCGGCTTTGGTATTGGTGTGAAAGACCTGTTGAAGATTGTGGCCGCCACTGCTGCCATGGGTGGGGCTGTTCTCTTGGCCTATGATCTGGTCATGTCGAAGACCCTGCATAATACTATTGCTACTCTCTCGTCGATCGTTATTGGCGGCGGCGTCTATGGTGCTGTGTTGCTGCTGGTGGGTGGTATTAGTGCTAGTGACATAGAACGTTTGCCGCGGGTCGGCAAATTTTTGGCTAAAATTATTCGAACATTGGGATTGTCGAGGCGATGA